GACGTGATGGTCGAGCGCTTGTTGTAATGCGCCAGGCGGGAGGCCTCGCCGGCGATGCGCTCGAAGATGTCGTTGACGAAGGAGTTCATGATGCCCATGGCCTTGGACGAGATGCCGGTGTCGGGGTGCACCTGCTTGAGCACCTTGTACACGTAGATGGAGTAGCTCTCCTTGCGGCTGCGCTTGCGCTTCTTGCCGTCCTTCTTCTGGGCTTTGGTGACCGCTTTCTTGGAGCCCTTCTTGGGCGCGGGAGCGGATTTTGCCGGCTCGGGCATAGCGGGAAGCGCGAGCGACAGACAAGAGCGGACCAGAAAAGCACGCAGCACAGTAAGGCCCAGGCTACCGGAAGCGCCTCGGTCCTTAAAGAGGCCGTAGGCAAATTAAGGCTCTGGTTACGCCGCGTCGTGATTCGCGATTTTTCGGCGGCGCTCCTGCGCGGGGGACGAGATTATGTAAATGAGCGGATTCTGGCCGAGCCGCCCTATTGGCCGTCAGGACAAAGATCTGCT
This genomic stretch from Neomonachus schauinslandi unplaced genomic scaffold, ASM220157v2 HiC_scaffold_1241, whole genome shotgun sequence harbors:
- the LOC123323826 gene encoding histone H2B type 2-E; translated protein: MPEPAKSAPAPKKGSKKAVTKAQKKDGKKRKRSRKESYSIYVYKVLKQVHPDTGISSKAMGIMNSFVNDIFERIAGEASRLAHYNKRSTITSREIQTAVRLLLPGELAKHAVSEGTKAVTKYTSSK